One Nostocoides sp. HKS02 genomic window carries:
- a CDS encoding enoyl-CoA hydratase/isomerase family protein translates to MSELVSLEVDGGIATILLNRPPMNALNAEIQAALGAAAVEVGERRDVSAVILYGGEKVFAAGADIKEMQRMSYTDMVDHAGTLQDFTRAIARIPKPTVAAITGYALGGGCEVALACDFRVAARNAKLGQPEILLGIIPGAGGTQRLARLVGPAKAKDLIFSGRFVAADEALAMGLVDEVVEAEDVYAAARRRMEAYVGGPAYALRAAKEVIDRGLGVDLDTALDIERAQFAALFATRDREIGMTSFVENGPGKAIFEGA, encoded by the coding sequence ATGAGCGAGCTGGTCAGCCTCGAGGTCGACGGCGGCATCGCGACGATCCTGCTCAACCGACCCCCGATGAACGCTCTCAACGCCGAGATCCAGGCCGCCCTGGGGGCCGCCGCGGTCGAGGTCGGCGAGCGTCGCGACGTCTCCGCGGTCATCCTCTACGGCGGCGAGAAGGTCTTCGCCGCCGGTGCGGACATCAAGGAGATGCAGCGGATGTCCTACACCGACATGGTCGACCATGCCGGCACGCTCCAGGACTTCACCCGCGCCATCGCCCGCATTCCCAAGCCCACGGTGGCGGCGATCACCGGTTACGCGCTGGGTGGCGGGTGCGAGGTCGCGCTCGCGTGCGACTTCCGGGTGGCCGCGAGGAACGCCAAGCTGGGCCAGCCCGAGATCCTGCTGGGGATCATCCCCGGTGCCGGCGGCACGCAGCGGCTCGCCCGGCTCGTCGGGCCCGCGAAGGCGAAGGACCTCATCTTCTCCGGACGGTTCGTCGCCGCTGACGAGGCGCTCGCGATGGGCCTGGTCGACGAGGTGGTCGAGGCCGAGGACGTGTATGCCGCGGCGCGGCGACGGATGGAGGCGTACGTCGGCGGCCCTGCGTACGCGCTGCGTGCGGCCAAGGAGGTCATCGACCGCGGTCTCGGCGTCGACCTCGACACGGCGCTGGACATCGAGCGCGCCCAGTTCGCCGCGTTGTTCGCGACGAGGGACCGTGAGATCGGGATGACGTCGTTCGTGGAGAACGGCCCCGGCAAGGCCATCTTCGAAGGCGCCTGA
- a CDS encoding class I SAM-dependent methyltransferase codes for MDATQAPATAEQVAAAYADNKLAQVLYHDWEAQTYDDKWSISFDERCVDYARGRFEAITGSPDPLPYGVALELGAGTGFFSLNLKQAGVLDQVHVTDLSPGMVEAARANAAQLGFEVEGRVADAERIPYDDNTFDIVVGHAVIHHIPDVEAAFREMLRVLKPGGRFVVAGEPTRIGDWYARRLGRLTWAAATTITRLPPLRSGWAKDQEALDESSRAAALEAVVDLHTFDPDELARMALRAGAVGVHTRTEELTAAFLGWPVRTFEAAVKPGVLGWGWARFAYGSWRRLSAVDRVLSHAVPERFFYNVGITGVKPG; via the coding sequence GTGGACGCCACGCAGGCACCGGCGACCGCCGAGCAGGTGGCCGCGGCATACGCGGACAACAAGCTCGCGCAGGTGCTGTACCACGACTGGGAAGCACAGACGTACGACGACAAGTGGTCGATCTCCTTCGACGAGCGATGCGTCGACTACGCGCGCGGCCGGTTCGAGGCGATCACGGGCAGCCCAGACCCGCTGCCGTACGGCGTCGCCCTCGAGCTCGGCGCGGGCACAGGGTTCTTCTCGTTGAACCTCAAGCAGGCCGGTGTGCTCGACCAGGTGCACGTGACCGACCTGTCGCCCGGCATGGTCGAGGCGGCCCGGGCCAATGCTGCGCAGCTCGGGTTCGAGGTCGAGGGGCGCGTTGCTGATGCGGAGCGAATCCCCTACGACGACAACACCTTCGACATCGTCGTGGGGCATGCGGTGATCCACCACATCCCCGATGTCGAGGCGGCGTTTCGCGAGATGCTCCGGGTCCTCAAGCCCGGCGGACGGTTCGTGGTGGCTGGGGAGCCGACCCGCATCGGCGACTGGTACGCCCGGCGGCTCGGCCGGCTCACCTGGGCTGCCGCGACGACCATCACCCGGCTGCCGCCCCTGCGCTCGGGGTGGGCCAAGGACCAGGAGGCGCTGGACGAGTCGTCGCGGGCCGCGGCTCTCGAGGCCGTCGTCGACCTCCACACCTTCGATCCCGACGAGCTCGCTCGGATGGCCCTGCGGGCCGGCGCCGTCGGCGTCCACACCCGCACCGAGGAGCTCACCGCGGCCTTCCTCGGCTGGCCGGTGCGCACGTTCGAGGCAGCGGTGAAGCCCGGCGTCCTCGGATGGGGCTGGGCCCGGTTCGCGTACGGCTCGTGGCGGCGGCTGTCTGCCGTCGACCGGGTGCTGTCCCACGCGGTTCCCGAGCGGTTCTTCTACAACGTCGGGATCACCGGCGTGAAGCCTGGCTGA
- a CDS encoding acyltransferase, translating into MTSAANADMSPAEHGERGPWGGPRPVAWVRWIGWAVRNRAFTRHHLLSYLRMARASARCPSLRFEGPCFIGPDVRFEVREGYGRLIVGPYTHFGAHARVRAHEGTLRIGSKSVIGIRTTINCWLDISIGNACLFGDDVYICDFDHVSTSLDIPIKDQGIVKSPVRIGDDVWLGTKVVVTRGADLGDHTIVAAAAVARGVYPARSVVAGVPGRVIRTRD; encoded by the coding sequence GTGACGTCGGCGGCCAACGCGGACATGTCGCCCGCCGAGCACGGCGAGCGCGGCCCGTGGGGTGGACCCCGACCGGTCGCCTGGGTGCGCTGGATCGGCTGGGCGGTGCGCAACCGTGCCTTCACCCGGCACCACCTGCTGAGCTACCTGCGCATGGCGCGTGCCAGCGCGCGCTGTCCGTCGCTGCGGTTCGAGGGACCCTGCTTCATCGGGCCGGACGTCCGGTTCGAGGTGCGTGAGGGGTACGGCCGGCTCATCGTCGGCCCCTACACCCACTTCGGCGCCCACGCCCGGGTGCGTGCCCACGAGGGCACCCTGCGCATCGGCAGCAAGTCTGTGATCGGCATCCGCACGACCATCAACTGCTGGCTCGACATCTCGATCGGCAACGCCTGCCTGTTCGGGGACGACGTCTACATCTGCGACTTCGACCACGTGTCGACCTCATTGGACATCCCGATCAAGGACCAGGGCATCGTCAAGTCGCCCGTGCGGATCGGTGACGACGTGTGGCTCGGCACCAAGGTCGTCGTCACGCGCGGTGCCGACCTCGGCGACCACACCATCGTCGCGGCGGCGGCCGTCGCCCGCGGCGTCTACCCGGCCCGGTCGGTCGTCGCCGGAGTCCCCGGCCGGGTGATCCGGACCCGGGACTGA
- a CDS encoding 1,4-alpha-glucan branching protein domain-containing protein produces MRRETSTWIGLWEQRAREMGFDSDPHRRATAQSEYAAAHRAQQLLGSRWGGGGSPVLRGLRDGGVIELLGGPAAHPFLPLLQPDFVPVALELGLADSAWRLGTRPRGIWSPECGYSPGLAAQFEAAGVGHFVVDEQTVRDAGGHPHGAWQISGTSVLAVPRDLDVTNLVWSSRSGYPAAGAYRDFHAREDLTGIRLWSITEPDVGIEHKAPYDPAAAATQLDRDVAHFVEAVQARLAHAHEVTGAPGLVVAAYDTELFGHWWHEGPAFLGKAIRALRLAGVQVTTVEKALEQGHVAGELDLGAGSWGAGKDFSVWGGAPVRQIAHENEWLQRRWLDLVARERDAGRMTTRRRDLDQLLTTLFHALSSDWAFLVTRGQSVDYARRRAELHRREFHVLAQLVEDGRRDEALAESSRLAARDGAFPALDARLG; encoded by the coding sequence ATGCGCCGCGAGACGTCGACGTGGATCGGGCTGTGGGAGCAACGCGCCCGCGAGATGGGCTTCGACAGCGACCCGCACCGGCGCGCGACGGCGCAGAGCGAGTATGCCGCCGCGCACCGGGCGCAGCAGCTCCTCGGCTCACGCTGGGGAGGCGGGGGGTCGCCGGTGCTGAGGGGGTTGCGCGACGGCGGGGTCATCGAGCTGCTCGGCGGTCCGGCCGCTCATCCGTTCCTGCCGCTGCTGCAGCCGGACTTCGTGCCGGTCGCCCTCGAGCTCGGCCTCGCCGACAGCGCCTGGCGGCTCGGTACCCGCCCGCGCGGCATCTGGTCACCCGAGTGCGGCTACTCCCCCGGCCTCGCGGCACAGTTCGAGGCCGCCGGTGTCGGACACTTCGTCGTCGACGAGCAGACGGTGCGCGACGCCGGCGGCCACCCGCACGGTGCGTGGCAGATCAGCGGCACGTCGGTCCTCGCGGTCCCCCGCGACCTCGACGTGACCAACCTCGTGTGGTCCTCGCGCAGCGGATATCCCGCAGCCGGCGCCTACCGCGACTTCCACGCGCGCGAGGACCTCACCGGCATCCGGCTGTGGTCGATCACGGAGCCGGACGTGGGGATCGAGCACAAGGCGCCGTACGACCCTGCCGCGGCTGCCACCCAGCTCGACCGCGACGTCGCGCACTTCGTCGAGGCGGTGCAGGCCCGGCTCGCCCACGCCCACGAGGTCACCGGCGCCCCGGGACTCGTCGTCGCGGCATACGACACCGAGCTGTTCGGACACTGGTGGCACGAGGGACCGGCCTTCCTGGGCAAGGCGATCCGCGCACTGCGGCTGGCGGGCGTGCAGGTGACCACGGTGGAGAAGGCGCTGGAGCAGGGACATGTGGCAGGCGAGCTCGACCTCGGCGCCGGCTCCTGGGGCGCCGGCAAGGACTTCTCCGTCTGGGGTGGTGCGCCCGTCCGGCAGATCGCCCACGAGAACGAGTGGCTGCAACGACGCTGGCTCGACCTGGTGGCCAGGGAGCGGGATGCCGGCCGGATGACGACGCGGCGCCGCGACCTCGACCAGCTCCTGACGACGCTGTTCCACGCGCTGTCGAGCGACTGGGCCTTCCTCGTCACGCGCGGGCAGTCCGTAGACTACGCGCGACGACGGGCCGAGCTGCACCGCCGCGAGTTCCACGTCCTCGCCCAGCTCGTCGAGGACGGCAGACGCGACGAGGCCCTGGCGGAGAGCTCGCGGCTGGCCGCGCGCGACGGCGCCTTTCCCGCGCTCGACGCCCGGCTCGGCTGA
- a CDS encoding electron transfer flavoprotein subunit beta/FixA family protein, translating into MNIVVCVKYVPDAQSDRTFNESDNTTDRVGVDGLLSELDEYAVEEALKIVEAGEGEVTVVTVGPDQAADALKKALQMGADKAVHVKDDAIHGSDAVATSLVLAEAIRKIGSPDLVITGMASTDGTMSVVPAMLAERLGLPQVTFASELSVDGSTVTIRRDGDSASETIVASLPALVSVTDQINEPRYPSFKGIMAAKKKPVEEWALADLGVDASQVGLDAAWTKVESFTKRPPREQGQIVTDEGDGGTKLAEFLSAQKFI; encoded by the coding sequence ATGAACATCGTCGTCTGCGTGAAGTACGTGCCGGATGCACAGTCCGACCGCACGTTCAACGAGTCCGACAACACCACCGACCGGGTGGGCGTCGACGGCCTGCTCTCCGAGCTCGACGAGTACGCCGTCGAGGAGGCCCTGAAGATCGTCGAGGCCGGCGAGGGCGAGGTCACCGTGGTGACCGTCGGTCCCGACCAGGCTGCTGACGCCTTGAAGAAGGCCCTGCAGATGGGCGCCGACAAGGCCGTCCACGTCAAGGACGACGCGATCCACGGCTCCGACGCCGTCGCGACCTCCCTCGTGCTGGCCGAGGCCATCAGGAAGATCGGCAGTCCCGACCTCGTGATCACCGGCATGGCGTCCACCGACGGCACGATGAGCGTCGTCCCCGCGATGCTCGCTGAGCGCCTGGGCCTGCCGCAAGTGACGTTCGCCTCAGAGCTGAGCGTCGACGGTTCGACCGTGACGATTCGCCGCGACGGCGACTCCGCGTCCGAGACCATCGTGGCGAGCCTGCCCGCCCTCGTGTCGGTCACCGACCAGATCAACGAGCCGCGTTACCCCTCGTTCAAGGGAATCATGGCCGCGAAGAAGAAGCCGGTCGAGGAGTGGGCGCTCGCAGACCTCGGGGTCGACGCCTCGCAGGTCGGCCTCGACGCCGCCTGGACCAAGGTCGAGTCGTTCACCAAGCGTCCCCCGCGTGAGCAGGGCCAGATCGTCACCGACGAGGGCGACGGCGGCACCAAGCTCGCGGAGTTCCTGTCCGCGCAGAAGTTCATCTGA
- a CDS encoding electron transfer flavoprotein subunit alpha/FixB family protein: MAEVLVLVDHANGTVRKTTSELLTIARRLGEPSAVFVGDGFDAAKETLAKYGAEKVYRVESPDVTDYLVAPQAEVLAQLVEKTSAAAVLIPSNAAGKEIAARLAIKTESGLITDAVDVQAGAGGGVSTTQSVFAGSYSVTSTVTKGTPIVTVKPNSAAPEEATGAAADEVFEGTISDAAKGAKVTESKPKQATGRPELTEAAIVVSGGRGTGGDFSKVEDFADSLGAAVGASRAAVDAGWYPHTSQVGQTGKQVSPQLYVACGISGAIQHRAGMQTSKTIVAINKDEEAPIFELVDFGVVGDLFQVLPQATEAVKAAKG; this comes from the coding sequence ATGGCTGAAGTACTTGTTCTGGTCGACCACGCGAACGGCACCGTTCGCAAGACGACCTCTGAGCTGTTGACCATCGCCCGCCGCCTCGGCGAGCCCTCGGCGGTCTTCGTCGGCGACGGTTTCGACGCCGCCAAGGAGACCCTGGCGAAGTACGGCGCGGAGAAGGTCTACCGCGTCGAGTCGCCCGACGTCACCGACTACCTCGTCGCCCCCCAGGCCGAGGTGCTCGCGCAGCTCGTCGAGAAGACGTCCGCGGCCGCGGTGCTCATTCCGAGCAACGCCGCCGGCAAGGAGATCGCCGCGCGGCTGGCGATCAAGACCGAGTCCGGCCTCATCACGGACGCGGTGGACGTCCAGGCTGGCGCGGGCGGCGGCGTGTCGACCACGCAGTCGGTGTTCGCCGGCTCCTACAGCGTCACCTCGACGGTCACCAAGGGCACTCCCATCGTCACGGTGAAGCCCAACTCGGCCGCACCTGAGGAGGCCACCGGCGCAGCTGCCGACGAGGTCTTCGAGGGCACCATCTCCGACGCGGCCAAGGGCGCCAAGGTCACCGAGTCCAAGCCGAAGCAGGCCACCGGCCGTCCCGAGCTCACCGAGGCCGCCATCGTGGTCTCCGGTGGTCGCGGCACCGGTGGCGACTTCTCCAAGGTCGAGGACTTCGCCGACTCCCTCGGCGCTGCCGTGGGCGCGTCGCGCGCGGCGGTCGACGCAGGCTGGTACCCGCACACCAGCCAGGTCGGCCAGACCGGCAAGCAGGTCTCGCCGCAGCTGTACGTCGCCTGCGGCATCTCCGGAGCGATCCAGCACCGGGCCGGCATGCAGACCTCGAAGACCATCGTCGCGATCAACAAGGACGAGGAGGCCCCGATCTTCGAGCTCGTCGACTTCGGTGTCGTGGGCGACCTCTTCCAGGTGCTCCCGCAGGCCACCGAGGCGGTCAAGGCCGCCAAGGGCTGA
- a CDS encoding cysteine desulfurase family protein, whose translation MPAYLDHAATTPMLPSALAALTEQLAVTGNASSLHTSGRMARRTVEEARERLAKALGARPSEVVFTSGGTESDNLAVAGTFAARREADPARIRIVSSSVEHHAVLDCVEHLVTHEGAKVTWVDPDRHGYVSPEAVRAAIAADPGSVALVTVMWANNEVGTIQPVAELAAVAHEFGVPFHTDAVQAAGHIPVDFAASGADLMTLTGHKVGGPLGVGALLVRRDAVVVPQTHGGGQERQIRSGTLDVPAIRAFAVAIEESTRTVETESVRLMALRDRLIRSALDLDFDITVGGVWEAGDGQRRLPGNVHLLVPDCEGDSLLYLLDAAGVECSTGSACQAGVPQPSHVLLAMGIPERVARGALRMTLGHTSTDADVDAALAALPGAIERAQRASGVAG comes from the coding sequence GTGCCCGCCTACCTCGACCACGCCGCCACCACGCCGATGCTGCCATCGGCGCTCGCGGCGTTGACCGAGCAGCTCGCGGTGACCGGGAACGCCTCGTCGCTGCACACCTCCGGCCGGATGGCCCGCCGGACGGTCGAGGAGGCTCGTGAGCGCCTCGCCAAGGCGCTCGGCGCCAGGCCGTCCGAGGTCGTGTTCACCTCCGGTGGCACCGAGTCCGACAACCTCGCCGTGGCGGGGACGTTCGCCGCGCGGCGCGAGGCGGACCCCGCCCGGATCCGGATCGTGTCCAGCTCGGTCGAGCACCACGCGGTCCTGGACTGCGTCGAGCACCTCGTCACCCACGAGGGCGCCAAGGTCACCTGGGTCGACCCCGACCGGCACGGCTACGTCAGCCCGGAGGCGGTGCGGGCGGCCATCGCGGCCGACCCCGGATCGGTTGCCCTGGTCACGGTGATGTGGGCCAACAACGAGGTGGGCACGATCCAGCCGGTTGCCGAGCTGGCCGCAGTGGCCCACGAGTTCGGCGTCCCGTTCCACACCGACGCCGTCCAGGCCGCCGGTCACATCCCCGTCGACTTCGCGGCGAGCGGTGCCGACCTGATGACGCTCACCGGTCACAAGGTCGGGGGCCCGCTCGGAGTCGGTGCGCTGCTGGTGCGTCGCGACGCGGTCGTCGTCCCACAGACCCACGGCGGGGGCCAGGAACGCCAGATCCGCAGCGGCACCCTCGACGTGCCGGCCATCCGCGCCTTCGCGGTGGCGATCGAGGAGTCCACCCGAACCGTCGAGACCGAGAGCGTCCGGTTGATGGCACTGCGCGACCGGCTGATCCGCTCTGCGCTCGACCTGGACTTCGACATCACGGTCGGCGGCGTGTGGGAGGCCGGCGACGGACAGCGCCGACTGCCCGGCAATGTCCACCTGCTCGTGCCCGACTGCGAGGGTGACTCGCTCCTCTACCTCCTGGACGCGGCCGGCGTCGAGTGCTCGACGGGGTCGGCGTGCCAGGCGGGTGTGCCCCAGCCCTCGCACGTGCTGCTGGCCATGGGGATCCCGGAGCGCGTCGCGAGGGGTGCGCTGCGGATGACCCTGGGCCACACCTCCACCGACGCCGATGTCGATGCCGCCCTCGCGGCCCTGCCCGGGGCGATCGAGCGGGCCCAGCGGGCCAGCGGGGTCGCGGGCTGA